The Triplophysa dalaica isolate WHDGS20190420 chromosome 18, ASM1584641v1, whole genome shotgun sequence genome includes the window GACTTTGtctgaacacaaaacacaaatttgtTGATACACAGGTCAACTTTGTTGACCTATGTAAATATTTAGCAtacacacaacaaataaaaccttGCTCCCTCAAAGTCCTAGATCAAAAAGTTATATTCTAGGTATGGATTACTGTCCTAACCACAGCCTTCAGCTGACCGTTTAAACAGCAAGCAGTGACGTGGGAAGGCTTACAGGTGACCCAGATGTGTGTGATTACACATGCGctcacacaaaacaaatacaaacagcTCTAGTGACCTCACAGCTGGACAGATGAAGCTCAGACAGGGACAGCATGTGACAGCTGTAGCAAATGACTCATGTCATGGTGGTTTTTCATTTGCAAGGTCTCTATAATTTGCTAAACATTATTTGAAGAAGATATGAAGCAATGTCTGGGAATACTGGGATTACTGCGAGTATATTACAGGGAGTGCGTGaagtttaaaacagttttacttgTTTATGTGAAGCACGTCAATATGACAACATTTTAGACACATAGCCCCTGTAAGAGATGTAAAAAGAATTACCCTGGTGCGGATAAAGAACCTTCTTGGTTTTGATCCATTAAGGTGGACAACACGACATTGGCCTCCAGCATCATGTCTTCTACACTAAAAGCAACAGGCCTAAAAGAGCACAGAATCAGAAAACAGCTTTAACACTATAGATGTCAAATTAAATGCTGCAAGAACAGAATCATGCAGAATGGTTAATAGTTCTCAACTTAAAacgttgttttattgtgtaatattCTTTTAGGTTTGTTTGTAGGTTTAAGTATTGTGGATTTTGAATCCTAGATTTTATGCATTTACTGTATTCCTGGATTAAAAGTCAAATGCTTGCTTACTGTCCAGCAACACCAAACTGCCCAGACACTGGTAGACCATGTGACTCTGCAAAGTTCAAAAACCCCTGGAAACAATGACATAAACAATCATAGAATAATTCATGGTTATGAGCGCCAACCAGAGGTAGCCCTGCAGAATTACAAGAGATGAAAACAGCCTGGTAAAGCGTTTTATGCACAAGGGACACGCTGATCTGTACAGATGTATCTGACACTGTCTTTAGACTCTCAGAGAAGGTCAATCGTGTGTGTTCAGACCGCAGTGTGCCACACGGAGCTGTAACTCATTGTGACAGGTTATCTGGTCGCTGTCCAAGTATCTGTCTCAATGAATCAGTGACTGCCAAAAACACACCGCGGTCTGCCAAGACGTGATGGGACGCAGCCATTCGTGTACGTGAAGGGAGCCGGTCCTAactcagataaaaaaaaatctccttCTCTCAACAAGTTTTGTTCTGGCTTTGTTGAAACTAGTTACTTTTTATTAGCACTTATTGTATAATTGCTTgtgtatgacatatcacttattgctccctgatctctctgtaagtcgcttgggATAAAAGGGTCCGCTAAATGACTACATTTAAATTGTACTACAGGGTCATACTCCAGTCCCACCAGGTTTCCTGGGAAAACACAGTCAAAGGTTGAGCAAAAGAGTACAAAATGATCTTTGACCTCACGTATAAGTTTGAATATGAGTAGCATCATGTTTCattgctttttgtaaatatatttatatttgtttttgggGTGTCTTAAGTCaagggtgtccaatgtcggtcctggagggccacagtcctgcagagtttatctcCAACTTGGctaaacacacctgtttggaagtttctagtctgaaCGCACTGTGAACCCGGGAGTGAATTTTAAATGGGGTGGAATATAGAGGAATAGGCGTCCATTTCTGCATAAATGGTAtgaaaaaatttgaaaaatgtccCCAACAAGAGTTCCCCAGTGAAGCTCGGCCATTTCCAGCACTGGATATAAATATCATAGCAAAAAATAATTCTTAAgatgatattttttttctaaatcttacatttttagatattttttcttttttgtattctgtttttatcatgtgtatatttttattacatactGTGGGAAGTTTGTTGTAAAAGAAATGTCACTTTATATCATtcactgtgtgtttatttatgtgacaaatgaaaaaaaacttgggTGTATATTTTGCAATAATCACTAGCTCACATAATGCCACTGATTTCacttataattataaataaataaattcaaataacatGAATTTTTGATCTGACATTGAAAGTGTTGCAATATGTGCGTACTCTGAGCACAGTGATGGAAATTGCACAGGACAGAGGTCCACGATACACTTCACTAAACAGGACATTATGCAAACAttatcagaatcaagtattccagtgAAATTATGAATGCATCTTGTTTCGTTTGGGTGGATGTTTAAAGAACAGTGTGTTCAGTTCACATGTATGATACCCTTGCATGAATATGATATGCACATACCGGGACAGAAATAAATtactataaaaatgaatatgcgcATACTTCACACTTCAAATTCACAAGACCAGATGTAATAAAAACGTGCTTGCATGGAACACGCACAACCTGCAGAAAAATATGCACTCACTCTCAGTTCTTTGAGGCAGAAGGTTACTGCTGAATCCACTCCAACCTGAAAGTAATCAAACTCATCGGGGTGCAGCGACAGCTCCGTGTTCATGCCCTTAATACGGGCTAATGTCAAACAAATGATGAATGCAATACCAAAATGTACAACATCTGAATACACAGAAGTTACAAGTATATCATTCAATGATTGAATTTCCTTATCAAAtgggtttaaaataataattcctTACTcataattgaataaaatgagATTTCTCAATGACAATGTCAGAAGTAGAATGCAAGCTTACTAGTTAAGGAATACTAAGAATTAAGAAGAAAAATTGCGTGTGAAATAGTAGACATTATTTTACGCAAAATGTTTCAAACAGTAGTAAGCACGACCTCACTACGCTTGTGACATCACATGGCAATGTGAGAGCAATTCAGTGAgagttttcacatttttaaataaatctggtTATTTTACATGATAAAACCAACTTTGTGTACAAGTGTATTACCTCTCGGCACTAAGATCTAGATAATACAATTTGCAGTTGATAATACAAACATTTCCTTACTTCCTTCGTCACAGAAGGTCTTCAGAGACATCTTAGCAGAAGAAACAGAGAGAGTGACCTCCTCTTGTGAAACAGGGAAATGCACCACAATGTCACTTAAGAGTCTAAAACAGAAACAAGGCAGGTCCGTCAAACTGATAAAAACTAGTACAGCTAATCCACATCACATAAatagcattttatttatattcgaTATGAGTTTGGGTTTGTTTACTTGGGCTGGGCTGTCAGGACGTTTGGACAGAGGTGAGATGGGAACACGGCCTGCAGAGCTTCACACTCCTGATACCCCAGATTATAGGTCTTAGTTATTCCTGAGACACAGAAATAAATGCCAACagcttaaataaaacaaatgtgataAATTGTGATAAATTATAAAGCAGCTTCAGTGTGCAGTTAGCACGGAATGATGCAGAGCCCAGTGAATGCCGAAATGTGTGTCGCCACCCCATAATTACATCCGTCAACACCAATCTTGTTCGTTCTCTGAGCAGATTTCTACACATGTGTACTTCACATTCAAAGAGATGTAAATGAACTAACCATGTCTGCAGTGAAACAGAAACATCACCCTGTTGTTTGGGATATTGATGGATATCTCGCATTTGTCCACACCGCGTTCTCTCCAAGCGACACAGCGGAAAAGAGGAAGCACACACTACAAATGACACAAAAGCACATTTGATCATCAACGAACACTATGTGGTTCTTTGAATAAATCGGTTGGTAGTATGTCATGGTTCTGTTCGTTGtgtttatgatatttattttttattggatatttatGATAACGTGATGAAGGTACTCGGTCGACCAGTGGCAGTCATATAGTAAATGTTCATTACCTTCATGTTTAGTTTGCATTTAGCAGATTTCCAGCCCTGCTGGGCGTCTGACTGAAGAATATACTGCTTGAAGAACAGAGGTGTGAAGACAAAACACCCGTAAGCTGATTGAGATGAGTTGACTGATCTGACTGCCAGctacgagagagagagagagagagagagagagagagagagggagagatagagagagagagtgagagagggagagagagggagagatagagagagagagagagagagagagagagggggagagggagagagagagagagagagagagagagggagagatagagagagagagagagagagagagggagagagggagatagggggagagagagagagagagagagagggagagagagagagaggtagagagagagagagagagagagggggggagagagagagagagagagaggggaatagagagagaaagggagagagagagagagagagagagagaggggggaatagagagagagagagagagagagacagaaagagagacggagagagagagagagagagagagagagagagagagagagaggaatagagagggaaagggagagagagaggaatggagagggaaagggagagagagagagagagagagagagagagagagagagagagagagagagatgaatagagagaaaaagggagagagagaggaatagagagggaaagggagagagagagagagagagagagagagagaggaatagagagaaaaagggagagagagagagagagagagagagagaggaatagagagaaaaagggagagagagaggaatagagagggaaagggagagagagaggaatagagagggaaagggagagagagagagagagagagagagagagagagagagagagagagagagagagagataatagAGAgagatataatatatattatagctTTAATTCCACGTGACTACCTAGTGCTGTCTAGGTAGGCAGTTTACTACCCACATGAAAGATACTGTGgcatactttagtatttactccAGTAAACTTTGTTAATGTATACTACAATATTTTGTAGCATTAACTCTAGTAAATTGATTAACTGTAGAACATATTGTAATATACGGTATTATTAgtatcaaaaacaaaacaaaacagtagTATTTAtgaattttactacagtttattatagtaaatactacagAAATAACCAATAAACAAATTGACGTAATTAATAAAGAAATCACCCCTTTCTCCAGAGGATCCAGCCACATTTCATCACCAATTCTCGACAGGGC containing:
- the rad9b gene encoding cell cycle checkpoint control protein RAD9B gives rise to the protein MKFVIEGNGVKVFGKAVHALSRIGDEMWLDPLEKGLAVRSVNSSQSAYGCFVFTPLFFKQYILQSDAQQGWKSAKCKLNMKCVLPLFRCVAWRERGVDKCEISINIPNNRVMFLFHCRHGITKTYNLGYQECEALQAVFPSHLCPNVLTAQPKLLSDIVVHFPVSQEEVTLSVSSAKMSLKTFCDEGTRIKGMNTELSLHPDEFDYFQVGVDSAVTFCLKELRGFLNFAESHGLPVSGQFGVAGQPVAFSVEDMMLEANVVLSTLMDQNQEGSLSAPGDDRAVCPVENTTTAVADFSFGPAEAEVDDIVGIADEERVASSQNSEVFSPAFHVSKMIQFKPPEETWPRSSSITPVTPASSQCFKIRSLLFGAVFSDGQGSITGDLPTLVCASDTEEDGGVDDRLW